In the Ignavibacteria bacterium genome, CAACTTCACAGACCCGAAGACACAAGTGGTGGACATGCACCTCCCGCAGAACGCAATGGGCATGATCTTTACCGGTGGTCCGCTCGTGGGTCTGCTTATCGCCTGTATTCTCATAGCTCTCACCTTTACGGTTGAGCGTTTCCTTTCCATCGGCAAGGCCGGCGGCAAGGGGAACATGCACACCTTCACGCAGGAGATCGTTGGGAACGTTGCTAAGGGCAACTACAGCGCAGCTCTTGCGGCATGTGACAACCAACGCGGTTCGCTCGCCAATGTTCTTCGTGCTGCCGTTGAGCGCTTCAAGACCGTTGAGAACGATCCAACACTGAACGCCGATCAGAAGCTCCAAGAAACACAGCGTGTTATCGACGAGAACATGAACCTCGAGACACCGCTTCTTGAGAAGAATCTTGCAATGCTTTCAACCATTGCTTCGGTTTCTACGATGATCGGTCTGCTCGGAACAACCGTTGGTATGATCCGTGCCTTCCAAGCCCTTGGTGCTGCCGGTACCGTTTCGGCTCAGCAGCTCTCCATCGGTATCTCCGAAGCTCTCTACAACACGGCGGGTGGTCTTATCGCCGCTGTTCTGTCCATCATCTTCTTCAA is a window encoding:
- a CDS encoding MotA/TolQ/ExbB proton channel family protein, yielding MKNMTNTIILVACVIAAYAVFYLVLGAEGNFTDPKTQVVDMHLPQNAMGMIFTGGPLVGLLIACILIALTFTVERFLSIGKAGGKGNMHTFTQEIVGNVAKGNYSAALAACDNQRGSLANVLRAAVERFKTVENDPTLNADQKLQETQRVIDENMNLETPLLEKNLAMLSTIASVSTMIGLLGTTVGMIRAFQALGAAGTVSAQQLSIGISEALYNTAGGLIAAVLSIIFFNFFTTKVDDFTYQMDEAILDLMETLSIRTGTKA